A genomic segment from Chelonoidis abingdonii isolate Lonesome George chromosome 24, CheloAbing_2.0, whole genome shotgun sequence encodes:
- the NDOR1 gene encoding NADPH-dependent diflavin oxidoreductase 1: MAERKLLVLFGSQTGTAQDTAERIGREAKRRHFHCRVEALDSYPVAQLIQELLVVFVCATTGQGDPPDNMKNFWRFIFRKNLSPASLCQMDCAVLGLGDSSYPKFNFVAKKLHKRLQQLGASPILPVALGDDQHDLGPDAVVDPWLLDLWGRILPLYPLPPGLGIISPDVLLPSKFTLHFLDERSSGCDGEAARQATSELHPFAARVVSNLRVTAESHFQDVRLIEFDVTGSGIEYSAGDVVMIQPRNAPEDVQQFCQLLRLDPDRCFVLKPSEPGTPLPAHLPQPCTIQHLVACYLDICCVPRRSFFELLSWFSPNELEREKLQEFSSAQGQEELYSYCNRPRRTTLEVLCDFPHTTCAVPLDYLLDLIPRIQPRAFSIASSMLALPNRLQILLAVVQYKTRLSKPRRGLCSTWLASLRPQQEDVRVPLWVKRGGMKFPMEPDTPIIMIGPGTGVAPFRAAIQERVAHGRKGNYLFFGCRQKSKDFYCGAEWQELVKSGHLTLFTAFSRDQEEKIYVQHRIRENQGLVWDLLSRGNAHIYLAGNAKQMPAAVAEALKSVFQLEGDLSPSEAEEYLTALERSCRFQMETWS, translated from the exons ATGGCGGAACGGAAGCTTCTCGTTCTCTTTGGCAGCCAGACTGGGACAGCTCAAGATACAGCCGAGAGAATTGGCAGGGAAGCCAAGCGGCGTCACTTTCACTGCAGGGTAGAGGCCCTGGACAGTTACCCTGTG GCGCAGCTGATCCAGGAGCTGCTGGTGGTATTTGTGTGTGCAACCACAGGCCAGGGGGACCCGCCTGACAACATGAAG AATTTCTGGAGGTTTATCTTCCGAAAGAACCTGTCCCCTGCCTCCCTTTGCCAGATGGACTGTGCCGTGCTGGGCCTCGGAGACTCCTCCTATCCCAA GTTTAATTTTGTTGCGAAGAAGCTGCACAAGCGGCTGCAGCAGCTCGGGGCCAGCCCCATCCTGCCAGTCGCCTTGGGAGACGACCAGCACGACTTGGG ACCAGATGCAGTGGTTGATCCCTGGCTACTGGACTTGTGGGGAAGGATCCTACCCTTGTACCCTCTGCCTCCTGGCCTTGGCATTATCAGCCCAGATGTCCT TTTACCCTCCAAGTTCACATTGCATTTTCTGGATGAGCGCTCCAGTGGCTGCGACGGAGAGGCAGCCAGGCAGGCCACCTCAGAGCTGCACCCCTTTGCTGCCCGGGTGGTGTCCAACCTCAGAGTCACGGCGGAATCACACTTTCAGGACGTCCGGCTCATTGAGTTTGATGTCACAGGCTCTGGGATTGA GTACAGTGCGGGAGACGTGGTGATGATCCAGCCCCGGAATGCCCCTGAGGACGTGCAGCAGTTCTGCCAGCTCCTGCGCCTGGATCCAGACAGATGCTTCGTGCTGAAGCCCTCTGAGCCCG GAACCCCCCTTCCTGCCCACTTGCCGCAGCCATGCACCATCCAGCACCTGGTCGCCTGCTACCTGGACATTTGCTGTGTTCCCCGTCGCTCTTTCTTCGAGCTCTTGTCCTGGTTCTCGCCAAACGAACTGGAGCGGGAGAAGCTACAGGAATTCAGCTCTGCACAGGGCCAGGAGGAGCTCTACAGCTACTGCAACCGGCCCCGCAGGACCACCTTAGAG GTCCTCTGCGATTTCCCTCACACCACTTGTGCTGTTCCTCTTGACTACCTGCTGGACCTCATCCCCCGTATCCAGCCCCGTGCCTTTTCCATCGCCTCCTCCATGCTG GCTCTCCCCAACAGACTCCAGATCCTTCTGGCTGTGGTGCAGTACAAGACACGCCTCAGCAAACCCCGACGTGGCCTCTGCTCTACCTGGCTGGCATCCCTCCGCCCTCAACAAG AGGACGTCCGGGTTCCTCTGTGGGTGAAGAGAGGAGGGATGAAGTTTCCTATGGAGCCAGACACCCCTATCATCATGATTGGCCCTGGCACGGGAGTGGCACCCTTCAGAGCAGCCATACAAGAGCGTGTTGCACACGGCAGGAAAG GGAACTATTTATTTTTCGGCTGCCGCCAGAAATCCAAGGACTTTTACTGCGGGGCTGAGTGGCAGGAGCTGGTGAAGAGCGGGCACTTGACTCTCTTTACAGCCTTCTCCAGGGACCAG GAGGAGAAGATTTATGTTCAGCACCGAATTAGAGAGAACCAAGGACTGGTATGGGATCTGCTGAGCCGTGGGAACGCTCACATCTACCTGGCGGG AAATGCCAAGCAAATGCCAGCAGCAGTAGCAGAAGCCCTAAAATCCGTGTTCCAACTGGAAGGGGACCTGTCCCCCTCAGAAGCTGAGGAGTATCTAACAGCCTTGGAAAGATCCTGTCGCTTCCAGATGGAAACCTGGTCATGA